The Elgaria multicarinata webbii isolate HBS135686 ecotype San Diego chromosome 1, rElgMul1.1.pri, whole genome shotgun sequence genome has a window encoding:
- the LOC134404764 gene encoding solute carrier family 25 member 3-like: MEMEACKCSTHPHPNLWSQLWTVLCPTSWSSEENSNGSHSYPSQCEASNNCREMDPETYMDSYPTSLQKHRLCLSAASTNKEKIPEQHEEYSCEYGSLSYLLLCSLGGVLSCGATHTAVVPLDVVKCRMQVEPQRYRGLVQGLTLTVQEEGARGLVKGWAPTAIGYSMQGLGKFGLYEFFKIYYSDLLGPEHAYLWRTSIYLAASASAEFFADIALAPMEALKVRIQTQEGYANTLREAAPKMYIEEGLWAFYKGVSPLWMRQIPYTMMKFSCFERTVEAIYKYVVPKPRDKCSKMEQLGVTFVGGYIAGIFCAIVSHPADSVVSVLNKEKGSTAVGVLKRLGMYGIWKGLFTRILMIGTLTALQWFIYDSVKVYLKLPRPPPPEMPDSLKKKLSQK; this comes from the coding sequence ATGGAAATGGAGGCCTGCAAGTGTAGCACACATCCCCACCCCAACCTCTGGTCTCAGCTTTGGACAGTTCTTTGCCCCACTTCTTGGAGCTCAGAGGAAAACAGCAATGGCAGCCACTCGTACCCTTCTCAGTGCGAGGCCTCAAACAACTGCAGGGAAATGGACCCAGAGACTTACATGGACAGCTATCCAACCTCTCTGCAGAAACATCGCCTCTGCCTGTCAGCAGCTTCTACAAACAAAGAGAAAATACCTGAGCAACATGAGGAGTATAGTTGTGAGTATGGGTCACTGTCATATCTGCTGCTATGCTCCTTGGGTGGTGTCTTGAGCTGTGGTGCAACCCACACAGCTGTGGTGCCACTGGATGTGGTGAAGTGCCGCATGCAGGTGGAACCTCAACGCTATCGGGGGCTTGTGCAAGGCCTTACTCTCACCGTGCAAGAGGAGGGGGCACGTGGTCTGGTCAAGGGATGGGCCCCAACAGCCATAGGCTATTCCATGCAAGGACTTGGCAAGTTTGGTCTCTATGAGTTCTTCAAGATATATTACTCTGACTTGCTGGGTCCTGAACATGCTTATTTGTGGCGAACCAGCATCTACCTCGCTGCTTCTGCGAGTGCTGAATTCTTTGCTGACATTGCATTGGCCCCAATGGAAGCACTCAAGGTACGAATTCAGACCCAGGAGGGTTATGCCAACACACTGAGGGAGGCAGCTCCCAAAATGTACATTGAAGAAGGGCTATGGGCTTTCTATAAGGGTGTGTCTCCACTCTGGATGCGCCAGATTCCTTATACTATGATGAAATTTTCCTGCTTTGAACGAACTGTAGAAGCTATCTATAAATATGTTGTACCGAAGCCACGCGATAAGTGCAGCAAGATGGAACAACTTGGAGTTACATTTGTTGGTGGATATATTGCCGGCATCTTCTGTGCTATAGTTTCGCACCCAGCTGATTCTGTGGTGTCTGTGCTCAACAAAGAAAAGGGCAGCACTGCCGTAGGTGTCCTCAAGAGATTGGGCATGTATGGCATCTGGAAAGGCCTTTTCACCCGCATCCTGATGATTGGCACCCTCACTGCCCTGCAGTGGTTCATCTATGACTCAGTTAAGGTCTATCTCAAGCTGCCTCGGCCGCCCCCACCTGAGATGCCTGATTCCTTGAAGAAGAAACTCTCCCAAAAATAG